A section of the Archocentrus centrarchus isolate MPI-CPG fArcCen1 chromosome 20, fArcCen1, whole genome shotgun sequence genome encodes:
- the LOC115799133 gene encoding zinc finger protein 271-like isoform X2, which translates to MSSTQQDQHGVRSQHSQEADKPHTRKGGKKYSCDLCGKDFTAKSYLKIHQLIHTGERPFSCELCEKSFAHLESLKKHQLIHSGVKAYSCDQCGKAFTQSSHLRRHQVSHSGIKAYSCDICGQTFSLLGTLNRHLRIHTRHNVYPCDQCGKPFTTEKQLQRHNVTHTEERPYKCDLCEKAFKDTECLKKHQEIHTRKTPYKCSYCEQSHTDGSGSQPCPHCGGGKAFRCDLCGKTYNQKTSLKWHQLRHAGHKLHECRECGRDFTTSNKLKRHELIHSGIKKHLCDQCGSSFTTAHELTVHTRVHTGEKPYKCRHCEKSFSHSSSRNLHEHTHVEGNYSCDQCDKSFRNLRSYAEHQRSHAARKLFHCHQCAKTFTSLSALSKHQRDHAGQKSFPSLDHKESAESETSSWGQT; encoded by the exons ATGAgctcaacacaacag GACCAACATGGAGTGAGAAGTCAGCACTCTCAGGAAGCCGACAAACCTCACACAAGGAAGGGAGGCAAGAAATATAGCTGTGATCTgtgtgggaaggattttactGCGAAGTCTTACCTAAAAATACATCAactcatccacactggagagagaccATTCAGCTGTGAGTTGTGTGAAAAGTCCTTTGCTCATCTTGAAAGTTTGAAaaaacaccaactcatccacagtggagtgAAagcgtacagctgtgatcagtgtggtaAAGCTTTTACTCAAAGTAGCCACTTACGGAGGCATCAAGTTTCCCACTCTGGAATTAAAGCATACAGCTGTGACATCTGTGGACAAACTTTCAGCCTTCTAGGGACTCTAAATAgacacctacgcattcacactaGACACAATGTGTACCCCTGTGATCAATGTGGTAAACCTTTTACAACTGAGAAACAGTTACAACGCCATAATGttacccacactgaggaaaGACCTtacaaatgtgacctgtgtgagaAGGCTTTTAAAGATACGGAGTGTCTAAAAAAACACCAAGAGATCCACACCAGAAAGACACcatacaagtgcagttactgtgag cagagccacacagatggatctgGTTCTCAGCCCTGTCCTCACTGTGGTGGTGGAAAAGCGTttcgctgtgacctttgtgggaaaacttacAATCAAAAAACAAGCCTGAAATGGCATCAACTCAGACACGCTGGACACAAACTGCATGAATGCAGGGAATGTGGGAGGGACTTCACCacatcaaataaattaaaacgccatgaactcatccacagtgggatTAAAAAGCatctctgtgaccagtgtgggtcatccttcaccACTGCACATGAGCTTACAGTGCATACAcgtgtccacacaggagagaaaccatacaagtgcagacactgtgagaaAAGCTTCTCACATTCAAGTAGTCGTAACCTCCATGAACATACACATGttgaagggaactacagctgtgaccagtgtgacaagagcttcaggaatctccGTTCATACGCTGAACACCaacgatcccacgctgcaaggaaactgtttcactgtcaccaatgtgcaaaaacattcacttcattatctgctctgtccaaacatcagcgtgatcatgcagggcagaaatcattcccatcactGGATCACAAGGAGTCTGCAGAGTCAGAAACCTCCTCTTGgggtcaaacttaa
- the LOC115799133 gene encoding zinc finger protein 271-like isoform X1: protein MSSTQQDQHGVRSQHSQEADKPHTRKGGKKYSCDLCGKDFTAKSYLKIHQLIHTGERPFSCELCEKSFAHLESLKKHQLIHSGVKAYSCDQCGKAFTQSSHLRRHQVSHSGIKAYSCDICGQTFSLLGTLNRHLRIHTRHNVYPCDQCGKPFTTEKQLQRHNVTHTEERPYKCDLCEKAFKDTECLKKHQEIHTRKTPYKCSYCEKQSHTDGSGSQPCPHCGGGKAFRCDLCGKTYNQKTSLKWHQLRHAGHKLHECRECGRDFTTSNKLKRHELIHSGIKKHLCDQCGSSFTTAHELTVHTRVHTGEKPYKCRHCEKSFSHSSSRNLHEHTHVEGNYSCDQCDKSFRNLRSYAEHQRSHAARKLFHCHQCAKTFTSLSALSKHQRDHAGQKSFPSLDHKESAESETSSWGQT from the exons ATGAgctcaacacaacag GACCAACATGGAGTGAGAAGTCAGCACTCTCAGGAAGCCGACAAACCTCACACAAGGAAGGGAGGCAAGAAATATAGCTGTGATCTgtgtgggaaggattttactGCGAAGTCTTACCTAAAAATACATCAactcatccacactggagagagaccATTCAGCTGTGAGTTGTGTGAAAAGTCCTTTGCTCATCTTGAAAGTTTGAAaaaacaccaactcatccacagtggagtgAAagcgtacagctgtgatcagtgtggtaAAGCTTTTACTCAAAGTAGCCACTTACGGAGGCATCAAGTTTCCCACTCTGGAATTAAAGCATACAGCTGTGACATCTGTGGACAAACTTTCAGCCTTCTAGGGACTCTAAATAgacacctacgcattcacactaGACACAATGTGTACCCCTGTGATCAATGTGGTAAACCTTTTACAACTGAGAAACAGTTACAACGCCATAATGttacccacactgaggaaaGACCTtacaaatgtgacctgtgtgagaAGGCTTTTAAAGATACGGAGTGTCTAAAAAAACACCAAGAGATCCACACCAGAAAGACACcatacaagtgcagttactgtgag aagcagagccacacagatggatctgGTTCTCAGCCCTGTCCTCACTGTGGTGGTGGAAAAGCGTttcgctgtgacctttgtgggaaaacttacAATCAAAAAACAAGCCTGAAATGGCATCAACTCAGACACGCTGGACACAAACTGCATGAATGCAGGGAATGTGGGAGGGACTTCACCacatcaaataaattaaaacgccatgaactcatccacagtgggatTAAAAAGCatctctgtgaccagtgtgggtcatccttcaccACTGCACATGAGCTTACAGTGCATACAcgtgtccacacaggagagaaaccatacaagtgcagacactgtgagaaAAGCTTCTCACATTCAAGTAGTCGTAACCTCCATGAACATACACATGttgaagggaactacagctgtgaccagtgtgacaagagcttcaggaatctccGTTCATACGCTGAACACCaacgatcccacgctgcaaggaaactgtttcactgtcaccaatgtgcaaaaacattcacttcattatctgctctgtccaaacatcagcgtgatcatgcagggcagaaatcattcccatcactGGATCACAAGGAGTCTGCAGAGTCAGAAACCTCCTCTTGgggtcaaacttaa